Within the Mycobacteriales bacterium genome, the region GCGGCCGGGCGGCGCTCGAGGCCTTCTACGACGCGACGATCGCGACCACCGAGGCGATCCGCTTCGAGATCGTCGACTCGTTCGCGGCCGGCAACGAGGTCGCCAACGTCGGCACGATCCACATCACGCTGCCCGACGGCAAGGTCGCACGGTGCGAGGGCGTGTTCGTCTACGCGGTCAACCCCGACGGGCTGATCTCGTCGCTGCGGGCGTTCTGGGAGACCGACCGGATGATGGCGACGATCGGATGACCGACGACGGCATCGTCAGCGGGGAAGCCTGGCGGGAGTTCTGCCAGACCCTGGAGAAGGCGGGCGAGATCGTGCTGCGGTCCACCGCCCCCGGGACGCCGCTCGACCGGGCCGAGGGCTTCCGCTACCTGTCCCGGCTGCTGCGCAACTCGCTCTACTCGACGATCGAGAACAGCGATCCTGACCGGCCCGCGATGCAAGGGCTCGACCTGGTGAAGATCGGCGCGGACAACCCCGACAACGTCTACCTGTCGGCACCCGTGCGCGGCACGAACGACTACCGCATCACCGGCACTCGCGGGTCGATCGCCTACGTCAGCTTCGGGTCGAAGGCCAACCGCTACGCCAAGGACGGCACGATGGCGTCGACCGGCGAGCTGCGCAACGACTCCCTCGTCGTCGCGCCCGACGGAAGCGTCGAGATCCTCGTCAGCGCGACCCCGCAGCCGGGCAACTGGCTGCCGCTGGCCGACGACTCGACGATGGTCGTCATCCGCCAGTCCTACCTGGACCGGTCGTCCG harbors:
- a CDS encoding nuclear transport factor 2 family protein, producing MVTQTAEHPARIAARRSMIGAETKNREAWLAAYADDACIEDPVGPSWLDPTGAGHRGRAALEAFYDATIATTEAIRFEIVDSFAAGNEVANVGTIHITLPDGKVARCEGVFVYAVNPDGLISSLRAFWETDRMMATIG